One Comamonas odontotermitis genomic window, AGTGTGGCACAAATGCATACTGCTTCCCAGCGCAGGCGATGACCTTCGTCATGAATGTCTACCGTTCGTCTGTTCAGGGGGCCGACCCTTGGAAGCACAGCGGCGGTGATGCCTAGCATGGCACCATGCCAAGCGCCTTGTCACCGTCACCACGCTCTTCTGTGCAAGACGCCACTGCGTCTTTTTTGGGGTGGCAGCCTCTGGCATGGCTTTGGGGCGTTGTGCTGGGCGCCACATTGCAGCTGCAGCAAGCGGAGCTGTACCCGCAAGCGGTGTATGGATGGGCGATGGGTTTGGGCACATTGGCAAGCGCCTGGTGCATATGGCGTGCAGGAGCATGCAGAAAACACGGTGGATGGCGCCGGCGTGCCGATCGTCTGGGCGCAATGCTGGCGGCTTGCGCGCTGGCCTGGGGGCAGGCGGGTTGGCAGGCCACGCAGCAGATGGCGCTGCGGCTGGATCCCGCGCTGGAAGGGGTAGATTTGCTGCTGCAAGGCACCATTGCCGCCATGCCGCAGCAAACGGCGCTGGGGCAGCGCTTTCGTCTGCAGGTTGACACGGCGGAGTCAGGCGGGCGACCGGTTGCAGTGCCGCCGTTGGTCGATCTCGCATGGTACGCACAGCCCGCTGCCAATGCCACGCGTAGTGGTGCACCTGCTGGCTCTGTAACGATTCCCACGCTGGCGGCGGGGCAGCGCTGGCGCTTGCCGGTACGGCTCAAGGCGCCGCACGGCAGCGCTAACCCGCATGGGTTTGACTATGAACTGTGGATGTGGGAGCAGGGCGTGCACGCTACGGGCTATGTGCGCTTGCCAGTGGGCGCTCGAGCCGGTGGCAGCCTGCAGTCCGGCCCGCAATTGCTGGAGGTTGGCAACACACATCCGGTGGAGCGCCTGCGGCAGCATGTGCGCGATGCCATGGTGCACCGGCTGGCGCCGGTTGCCGATGGCAGGCGTGCAGGTGGCGATGGGGGCGAGCAGGAGGCTGAGACACGGCGGGCCCGTATCGCTGGCGTGTTGGTGGCTTTGGTTACCGGTGAACAGCGCGCCATCGACCGGGAGGACTGGCGTGTCTTTCGCATTACGGGCGTGGCGCATCTGATGGCGATTTCGGGCCTGCACATCACCGTGTTTGCCTGGGCTGCCAGCATGGTGGTGAGCTGGTGCTGGCGCCGCAGCAACCGCCTGTGCCTATGGCTGCCCGCGCCCCAGGTGGCCCTGGCTGCCGGGGTGCTGAGTGCTTTTGCCTATGCTGTGTTCAGCGGCTGGGGAGTACCTGCGCAGCGAACTGTGCTGATGCTGGCGGTGATCGCCATGCAAAGGCTGAGTGGCAAGACATGGCCCTGGTATGCGACATGGCTGATGGCCTGCGGCGCAGTGGTGGTCTTCCAACCCATGGCATTGCTGCAGGCGGGGTTCTGGCTCAGTTTTCTGGCTGTGGGCATCTTGTTTGCTTCGGATATTGGAGCGGGCGCTCCCCGTGAACCCTCTGCTGGACGGCTACAGGGCACCAAGCGCCGCTTGCAGGCCTTGTTGCGCGAACAGTGGATCGTGACGGTGGCCATCACGCCACTGTCCCTGTTGCTGTTTGGCCAGGTGTCGGTGGTTGGCCTGCTGGCGAATGTGCTGGCCATACCGTGGGTGACCTGGGTAGCGACGCCTATGGCGCTGCTGGGCGTGGCACTGCCTCCGTTGTGGGATATGGCTGCCTGGGCCATGCAGATACTGATGGTGTGGCTGGAATGGCTGGCGCGCTGGCCGCACGCCGCGCTGTGGCTGCCTGCCGCGCCATGGTGGGCGGCAGTGGCAGCCATGGCGGGCGGCATCTGGCTCGTGTTGCCGCTGCCATGGCAGTTGCGCATGCTGGGCCTGCCATGCCTGCTGCCCGCACTCTGGTGGCAGCCGCTGCGGCCTGCCGAGGGACAGTTCAGCCTGCTGGCGCTGGATGTGGGGCAGGGCCAGGCCGTGCTGGTGCAGACGGCTCGCCACAGTCTGTTGTACGACACGGGGCCGGTCTACGGCCCGGGCAGCAATGCAGGGGACCGCGTGGTGGTGCCCGTAATGCGTGCGCTGGGGGCGCAAGGGCGTGAATCGGGCGTGTTGGACATGCTGGTGCTCAGCCATGGTGACAGTGACCATACCGGCGGCAGCGCCGCTGTGGCAGAGCAACTGCGACCTGCGCAGGCCATGGGCTCTCTGACCTTGCAGGAGCGCAGCCAAGCAGGTTTGCAGGCGCTGCCCTGGCGTGACTGTGCTGCGGGCCATTCCTGGAGTTGGGATGGGGTGCAGTTTGAAGTCCTGCATCCTGATGGCCCCTTGCCAGTGGAAGAGCGCATGGGGCGCCAACGTTCAGGCAATTCGCGCAGCTGCGTATTGCGCATTCAGGCGCAGCCCTACCAGGTCCATGCGGCAGCGGCTCTATTGCTGGGTGATCTGGAAAAGCAGCAGGAGCAGCTACTGGTGCAGCGCGGTACTGTGCTGCGTGCAGACCTGATGCTGGTTCCACACCATGGCAGCAATACCTCGTCGAGCCCGTCGTTGCTGGCCGCCGTGGGTGCCAGCCGGGCCGTGGCGCAAACGGGCTATCGCAATCGGTTTCGCCATCCAGCAACCCCCGTGGTGCAGCGGTATGCAGAGCAGCGCATCCGGTTTCACTCCACAGTCGAATGCGGCGCTGCATTGTGGCATTCCACCTTGCCAGCAGCATTGCAATGCCAGCGCCAGATTCGGCAGCGGTATTGGCAGCATGGATTGCACCAGTTTGGTGCAAATTCAGCGCATATCGACAGCGAGTCTCTGCCGGAGCGCGATGCTGCTCCTGCAAAATCCATAGGGGATGGCAATGGGGCCTTGATACCCGATGAAGGTTAGTACCTAGCTGGCGGTGGCGCGAAACTTGCTAAGCTGATTCTGTGAGAAAGGACATGTTGATGCAGAAATTTGATGAGATGTACCAAGGGCTGCCATACGCCACGGGGGCCGAGCGGGTGCATTACCAGACCTACGCCAAATGGCTCAAGGAGCAGCCTTTCGACAAGATGCAGGCATTGCGTGAAGAGGCCGAACTGGTGTTCCGCCGTGTGGGTATCACTTTTGCGGTCTATGGCGAAAAGGACGAAGATGGCTCGGGCACCGAGCGGCTGATTCCGTTCGACCTGATCCCGCGCATCATTCCCTCGCACGAATGGCGGCAGATGCAAAAGGGCCTGGTGCAACGGGTAACGGCCCTCAACCGGTTCATCCATGATGTCTACCACGACCAGGAAATCCTGAAAGCCGGCATCGTGCCGCGCGATCTGGTGCTGGACAACAGCCAGTACCGGCCCGAAATGCAGGGCGTGAATGTGCCGCTCGACATCTACGCGCATATGGCAGGCATCGACATCGTGCGCGCGGCCGAAGCCGACGGAAGCGGCACCTACTATGTGCTGGAAGACAATCTGCGCGTGCCGTCCGGGGTGTCGTACATGCTGGAAAACCGCCGCATGATGATGCGGCTTTTTCCAGGGCTTTTCAGCAGCCATGCCGTAGCGCCTGTGGCCCATTACCCCGATTTGCTGCTCGATACCCTGCGTGCCAGTGCCCCCGCCCACGCCGTCAACAATCCGACGGTGGTGGTATTGACGCCAGGCATGTACAACAGCGCTTATTTCGAACATGCCTTCCTCGCGCAGCAAATGGGGGTGGAACTGGTGGAAGGGCAGGATCTGGTCGTGCGCGACGATATGCTCTACATGCGCACCACACAGGGGCTGCAGCGCGTCGATGTGATCTACCGCCGTGTGGACGACGACTTTCTGGACCCGCAGGTCTTCCGCCCCAATTCCACGCTGGGCTGCGCGGGCCTGATGCAGGTGTACCGCAAGGGCAATGTCGCCATCTGCAATGCGGTGGGAACCGGTGTGGCCGACGACAAATCGGTCTATCCCTATGTGCCCGACATGATCCGTTTCTACCTGGGGGAAGAGGCCATCCTGAAAAACGTGCCGACCTGGATGTGCCGCAAGCCGGATGACCTGGCCTACGTACTGGACCATCTGGATGAGCTCGTGGTGAAGGAGGTGCACGGCGCTGGCGGTTACGGCATGCTGATCGGACCGGCAGCCACGCGCGCAGAGATCGAGGAGTTTCGCGCGGTGCTCAAGGCCAAGCCCAGTGGCTATATCGCGCAACCCACGCTCAGCCTCTCGAGCAGCCCCACCTATGTGGAAAGCGGAATTGCGCCGCGCCATATCGATCTGCGCCCGTTCGTCCTCAGCGGCAAACAGGTGCAGATGGTGCCGGGTGGCCTGACGCGCGTTGCCCTCAAGGAGGGCTCGCTGGTCGTCAACTCGTCGCAAGGCGGAGGCACCAAGGATACCTGGGTGCTGCGCGGCCCGGAGGATGACTACAGCGAGTGGGAGGGCGGCCAGCAGTGAGGCTTGCACGCACCACCTGACCTTCGACCAAGATCATGCATAGCGAAAGATTTTATTGATGCTGAGCCGTACCGCCGATCACCTCTACTGGATGTCCCGTTACACCGAACGGGCGGAGAACACCGCCC contains:
- a CDS encoding DNA internalization-related competence protein ComEC/Rec2, coding for MPSALSPSPRSSVQDATASFLGWQPLAWLWGVVLGATLQLQQAELYPQAVYGWAMGLGTLASAWCIWRAGACRKHGGWRRRADRLGAMLAACALAWGQAGWQATQQMALRLDPALEGVDLLLQGTIAAMPQQTALGQRFRLQVDTAESGGRPVAVPPLVDLAWYAQPAANATRSGAPAGSVTIPTLAAGQRWRLPVRLKAPHGSANPHGFDYELWMWEQGVHATGYVRLPVGARAGGSLQSGPQLLEVGNTHPVERLRQHVRDAMVHRLAPVADGRRAGGDGGEQEAETRRARIAGVLVALVTGEQRAIDREDWRVFRITGVAHLMAISGLHITVFAWAASMVVSWCWRRSNRLCLWLPAPQVALAAGVLSAFAYAVFSGWGVPAQRTVLMLAVIAMQRLSGKTWPWYATWLMACGAVVVFQPMALLQAGFWLSFLAVGILFASDIGAGAPREPSAGRLQGTKRRLQALLREQWIVTVAITPLSLLLFGQVSVVGLLANVLAIPWVTWVATPMALLGVALPPLWDMAAWAMQILMVWLEWLARWPHAALWLPAAPWWAAVAAMAGGIWLVLPLPWQLRMLGLPCLLPALWWQPLRPAEGQFSLLALDVGQGQAVLVQTARHSLLYDTGPVYGPGSNAGDRVVVPVMRALGAQGRESGVLDMLVLSHGDSDHTGGSAAVAEQLRPAQAMGSLTLQERSQAGLQALPWRDCAAGHSWSWDGVQFEVLHPDGPLPVEERMGRQRSGNSRSCVLRIQAQPYQVHAAAALLLGDLEKQQEQLLVQRGTVLRADLMLVPHHGSNTSSSPSLLAAVGASRAVAQTGYRNRFRHPATPVVQRYAEQRIRFHSTVECGAALWHSTLPAALQCQRQIRQRYWQHGLHQFGANSAHIDSESLPERDAAPAKSIGDGNGALIPDEG
- a CDS encoding circularly permuted type 2 ATP-grasp protein; translation: MQKFDEMYQGLPYATGAERVHYQTYAKWLKEQPFDKMQALREEAELVFRRVGITFAVYGEKDEDGSGTERLIPFDLIPRIIPSHEWRQMQKGLVQRVTALNRFIHDVYHDQEILKAGIVPRDLVLDNSQYRPEMQGVNVPLDIYAHMAGIDIVRAAEADGSGTYYVLEDNLRVPSGVSYMLENRRMMMRLFPGLFSSHAVAPVAHYPDLLLDTLRASAPAHAVNNPTVVVLTPGMYNSAYFEHAFLAQQMGVELVEGQDLVVRDDMLYMRTTQGLQRVDVIYRRVDDDFLDPQVFRPNSTLGCAGLMQVYRKGNVAICNAVGTGVADDKSVYPYVPDMIRFYLGEEAILKNVPTWMCRKPDDLAYVLDHLDELVVKEVHGAGGYGMLIGPAATRAEIEEFRAVLKAKPSGYIAQPTLSLSSSPTYVESGIAPRHIDLRPFVLSGKQVQMVPGGLTRVALKEGSLVVNSSQGGGTKDTWVLRGPEDDYSEWEGGQQ